In Bacteroides cellulosilyticus, the genomic stretch GTTCCACATATCGCCAGTTGTCTTCTTCTGTGCCTTGTGGTAACAGTGTTTTTTTGTCATCTTTGCTTTGTCCGTAGCGGCGGTGTCCACTTTGGAACATATTGAAATCCAGCCAAGGGGCATCGTTGAACCATTCTGCCGAGAGTGTCCTTCCGAAAGGATGGAAAGTCATGAGATGGTTCTTATCAATGGATTTAATGGTGTTGGCAAGCATATTCCAGACTTCGGTTTTGATGTTTCCATAGATATCTCCGCCAATCATCCAGATGATGTTGGGGCGATCTTTGTAACGGTTGGCGAGAAAAGTACCATAAGCCTTGGCTTCTTCCACATTCATTTTTCCACTTTTTACCAGCCCGCCCCAGATGCAGACCATACCGATATAAATCCCTCTGCGGGCGGCGGCATCGATGATAAAGTCCATATGATCCCAATATCCATATATACCCGGTCGGTTGATATTGGAGAAATCAAATCCATTCGGCATAGATGATTGTCCATAAAAGTTCATGGCAGGTACCCCGTTGATGGTTTGTACCTGTACTACGTTGAAGCCTGCTTGTTTGCATTGTTCAAGATAGTATTCCGCTTCATCCCGGTTCAACCTTTCGGGAAGCAGCCAACCGGTATCTCCGAGCCAGAAGAAGGGAGAGCCATTCGTATGCTGAAGGTAGCGGGAGTTCTCTGAAACTTGCAGTGAACCATTCTCCCAAGAGAGAGATTGGCGTTGCGGTAATGCTTGGAGGCATACGCAGATAAATGATAAACAGAATAATACTTTCTTCATGATATAGCTTCTTTTGATTTTTGTAATGTTTTAAAAATGACTTGGTATAAATGGGCGTTTTATTTTTCCAGTTAGAGAAGTCTTTTTTCCCAGTTAGAGAAAAATAATTTAGTAATAGGGGAACAATAAATTGGGGGATAAACCGGCATTTGTGTACCAAGTTATTTTTTTAAGCCTTACATAAATGTTCCGTCAATAGTGGTTTGCACTTATGTATATGCAAAAATAGAAGTTTATAGCTATAATAAGGAAGAAAATATGGTTATTTTGGGGTAAATGATGATAATGCCCTCAGAAAGTCTTAATCTAACTTTCTGGGGGCATTTCAAACTGCTATATATTCCTTTTTAAGGATAGACTATCAGGTATATTAATACCAGCGCGGATCGCCGATTCCTTCGTAGAGAAGATTATCGTTAGTGATGTTGAAGTCACCTTTTGCAGCATCGGCATAACCCGGATCAAGGGTCTTGCCTGTGGTATCATAGAATTTACCTGTACCGCCTTCGTCTAAAGAAACGAGATTGGCAGTGTTGAAGTAGTTGTTATTAGAGAAAGTAGGCACTGCTGTTGCACTGTTGTCTGAGAAACCTCTACCACATTTAGGCATATTAGACACCATATTGTTGGTGAATGTAATGCTGTTATTCTTGAAGCGTACGTAGAATAATCGTCTGCTACTGCTATTACTTACTCCATCCAACGTACAGTGATCAATCTTAATCACGGGAGCTGAACCTGCGAAGCTGCCTGAAGCATCATCATAGCGGACAAAGTCACGGCCTGTACAACTGTTCCAGATAGTGCTGTTAGTGATATTGATAGTTTTGATGTAACCGGTACGACAGTCAAACATATCTCCTCCGTTGCATACGATGTCGTGAATCAAACAGTTGTTAATCGTTATTTCATCTATGGTAGCCGCCACGTTTACATAATAGAAGCCTTTTATGTAATTGGATATTTCGCAATCATCGACAATCAGTGAACCATAGGTGGTGGCGGTCTTGAATTCAAAAGCTTGGCTTCCATCAGTATTCGTACCGTCCATCACAACTTGTTTTATGCTGAGTGAAGCACCATCACTTAATGTGATGCATCCATTGATAACTGGACGATCGCTTGGGCGTACCGCTTTAATTTCAATATCGGCCGAGATGTCAATCTTGCCTATTACTTCTTTTCCGTCTTCTATTGTGACATTGGCGTAAGTGCCCGGATAGAATGCGAATGCGTCTCCGTCTTTGGCATTTTTCAATATCTGTGCGAAATCATCTCCCGGCTCAATGGCAATGGCACCGGCCAGGTCGATCAATGTAGTGAAGGTCACAGTTCCGCGTGTTTTCGTACCGTTCATTAACTTGGCGGTGTAAGTTGTTTCAGGAGTCAAACCTTCAATGGTTGCGGCACCTGCTGCAATTTCGGCGGAAGTAACGGTGTGGCTGATATTACCCGGAGTCAGCACGATGCTTGTTGCCGTTTCACCAGCTGTCCAGCGCAGGGTAACAGAGGATATTGTCAGATCTTCTTCGGAAACACTGCTGAATATCTGTTCGGTACCGGTCTTGAAATAGACACCGTTCCATTTGGACTCAGTGATGTTTTCTCCGATGGCCTGTATGCGGGCAGAGTATTTCGTTTCGCCTTCCAGTCCGGTAATGGTGTAAGGTATATCCGTATTGCTAATGCCACTCAATGTGCGGACGGGAGTACCGGCAAATGTCAGACTGTCATTGGCAAAAACTTCGATGTTATAGCTTGTCGCTCCGTTTACGGCACTCCATGACAAACGTACGTTCACTTGATTGATGACTCTTGCTTCCAATGAAATGGGAGAGAAGAGGCGGTCGTAATCGATGCTTGTGAGCTCTGTGCTTTGATCCTCGCAGGCAGATATCAGGGCGGTTATGGCCAATCCTAATATATAGATATATTTCTTCATTTTCATATTCTTTCTATGTGAAACACTAATTAGTTATTGGTTAACATTCCATTGCTACTGTCAATGAAGGTCTGCCAGATAGGCCAGAATTGATTTTCATTAGGATTCTTCTGATAGAGCGCTTCAATCAGTGCATCAGTGAGCTTTTCTGTTGAAATCCAGGTTGTATTGCTTTCGTAACCTAAAGCAGCACCAGCTTCATCCGTATCTCCGTGGTTCAAACCGTAGATTTTCAAAGTTTCTCCATCTTCGGCAGTCTCGTAATAAAGCTTTTCGGGAAGGTCGGAGTAAGCACCTTCTCGGCGTGCCAGTTGAGACATTTTTGTTTTAGCTTCATCCAACTTGGTTTTCAGTAAGTTCCAGCGAATCAGATCGGCTTTTCTTAAAGACTCTCCGGCGAATTCTAATGCGCGCTGCTCAACGATGGCGTCAAAGAAGGCTGTCTTGCTGGCGGTTGCTTTAGCCATATAGTCACTTGCTTTTCCTGCCGGCAGTGCGCGGTCCAGAATAGGCTTCAGATATTGAGCCGCTTCAGATGGGGTACTTAATTCATTGACAGCTTCAGCGGCCATTAAATATACATCGGCCAGACGCAGATATTGCCAGTTTATGCCATCGTCATTTGTAGAAGTTACGACACGGTTCATCCATTCGTAACGGAGCTTACCGAAGCACCAGCTTTTCAAACTGCGAAGTTGCTGAACTCCATTTGCGTATAAAGGAGTCTCTGTAGAGCCGATGTTGATACCGTCTCCTTTCCATTCGTAAGGCACACAGGTAATGTCGCGTCTTACATCCTCTACGTCATAATCATAGTACAGATAAGGGAGCGGACCGTTTACACCGCCCTGGCTTTGTTGGGTGTATTGGTCAAAAGTCTGATGCTTTACACCGAAAGTATAGAGCACGCGGCCACGTCCGTCCGAGAACGGAATTTCCCAGATGGATTCTCCACCTGCTGCGGTGTTGTCCTGACATAATTTGGTGAAGTTTTCTTTGAATGACCCTAAAGTGCATCCGCTTTGGTTAATGATATCCAAGCATTCGTTCTTTACGATTTCGTACATGTTGGCAACGCTCAAGCGTGGATCGTTACTTCTGCGAATTCCGTCTGCCCGTTGGCTATAACCTGCTGCATAGAGTGCTATGCGTGCGCGCAGTCCTTTGACAAAAGCTTTGTTGACGCGTTCCGTGGTTTTGGTAATGGAAGAAGCATTGGGCCATGCTACCATATCTTCTGCTTGTTCCAAATCACTCAACAGGCGTATATAGATGCTGTCTCTGTCTGTTCTCGGCAAATAAACCGTTTCAGAACTATTGGGCTCAAAACGGGCGGGAACGTCACCCCATCCTTTGATCAGATCTAGGTAGATGACAGCTCTGAGCGTCATGGCTTCTCCCAGTAAGTGAAGAAAATCAGGATCGCTGAGGTCTGCATAATTGCTTAGTCCGCGGATGCACAGATTAGCACGTTCAATGCCTTCATAGAACTTGGCCCAGGCATTGCTGGAATTGTTCATCTGAGTATTTGATGGACGCGCGGCATAGGTGGAGAGTTCGTATTTCCCGTCATCTGCAATCTTGGTCGGATCTATATTGTTGATCCATTCGATATCTGTATTTATTCCGTAATAGGGGAGATAACGTCCGCGGTAGGAATTTGTCTCACCAAATGACTGGTGTATACCCATTACGGCAGCTTCCGCCAGAGAATAAACCTGGAACAGGTTGGGCTCCTCCATGGCTGATTGGGATGGAGCATCTAAGTCACATGAGGTCATGCCGCATAAAAGTGACAATGACACAAGAGTGGAATATATTAATCTTTTCATTTTTGTACTATTAGCTTATGTTAGAAATTCAGGTTAACACCTACAACAAACTGACGGCTCTTTGGGTACGCTGAATAGTCAACGCCCGGAGTCAGGTTCGTTTTGCGGATGGTTGAAACTTCAGGATCATACCCGGAATAGCTGGTGAGGCAGAATACATTGTATGCAGTCACATAGAAACGCAGATTCTGAATCTTAACCTTGTTTAGCATCGCTTTGGGCAATGTATAACCTAAGGTCAATGTACCCAAGCGCAGGAATGAAGCATCTTCTACTGCCCAATCACTGAATACCATACGGGCGTTATAAGGTGACCACAGAGTGGTGTTGGCATTCATTGCAGCCAATTGGGCGGGGTCGTTGCAGATAGTTCCGTCGGCATTCAGGTTTGTCCAGCGTTTGCCATCGGCCATGTCCGAAATCATGTTGCGGTATTGGTATTTACCGGTTTGGGTAAACTCAATCTTATTGGCGTTGTAGACGTCGTTTCCATAGCTCCAGTTAAAGTTGGCACTTAGGTCAAATCCATACGCGCGGGCATTGATGGTGAAACCTCCTGTATGCACCGGGTTGGCGTCGCCTATGATTTCACGGTCGTCAGAAGTTACGGCATTGTCTTCACCGGGATTTAGATTCTTCAACTTCATGCTACCCGGGCGCACAGTTCCTACCACGGCAGAACAGTCAGTCACACCTTCTTTCAGTATCCATTTTTTTGAGGTGGCGTCATAGCCTTCGAAATCGCTAACCTCATAGCGACCGTCGGAACGGTATCCATACATTTTACCGACAGAACCGCCTTTGGCTATCCAGAAGTCATAACCGATTTCAGAAGAAGCCCAGTATGTCTCTGCGCCAAAGTCGTCCATGATACCCAGGTCTTTGATTTCATTCTTGTTGAAACCGATATTGGCACTGAAACTTAAACCAAAATTCTTTTTATCAATAGCTGTCCAATTGATGGTTGCTTCCAGACCTTTGTTTTGGGTCTTACCCATATTGCGGTACTGATAGTCGTAACCTGTACCGGCAACAGGAAATTGAATCAACAGATCCTTTGTTGTATTCAAATAAGCTTCGATGCTACCGTTCAGCTTGCCACCTAGTACAGTAAAGTCTAAACCGATATTACGGGTAACGGTTGTTTCCCACTTCAGGTCAGGATTAGGCATTGTTTTAGAAGCAGACCAATAGTTGCTGAAACCGTTAATCCATGATGTTGCAGAAGAAGAGTAGTTTAGGTTCATTTGTCCCGAAGGAATGTTGTTATTACCAGCAGTACCGTAACTGAAACGGAGTTTCAAGTCATCTAACCAAGATTTTGTGCTTTCCATAAAGGGTTCCGATGAAATACGCCAAGCAGCAGCGGCAGAAGGGAAGTAACCCCATTGGTTGCCGGAGGCAAATTTGGAAGAACCGTCGGCACGGAATGTTGCGCTCAACAGGTACTTGCTTTGATAGTCATAGTTAATACGTCCGAAGTAGGACAATAACTTGTCGTCCGGATTGAGATAATTGTCAATAGAGTAGGGAACACCTTGAGTTGAAAATTTCCAGGCATCCTGAGCGGTGAAGCTGCTTGGGAATCCATGTACGATGTTTGTTAATACTTTGGACTTGGTGATAACCCATTCATGACCGATCATTGCATTCAGGTGATGGCTGTCTCCTTCAAAAAGCTTGGAGAAGTCGTAACTGATGGTATTGGTATTACGGAATTTGTGGCGGCTGGTATTGGCAAGCTGAATGGCCGGTTTGCCCTGGTTTTCAGAGGAGGGTACATTCTTAATATAATAGGTGGTTAGACCCCAGTAGCGCTGGTCGCTGTTGCGGTAGTCATCATAACCTACTTCGGTTTTAACTTTAAAATTCTTGAATATTTCCCAGCCGAAACTACCGGCAATGTTCAATGTCTTGCGTTCTTGTTGGCGGTCATTGTCCGAGATGGCTGTCAGCGGGTGGTATAAGTTACCCAAGTCATCATCTGCGCTACCTGCCGACGCATCGAGGTTTGACAGAGGTATCGGAGTGTAGATGACAGAATATTTCAGACGCTTGTCAGAGTCATAAGTACTGCTTACATCGTTAGCGCCACCACCATTGATGTCTGTTTCTGAATAGCGGGCTTGGAAATCAAGGGTGACATTCTTTACAGGTTTGGTATTCAACTTTAAGCTGAAGTTGTCACGCTTGTAACTTGATCCTTCCATGATGGCTTTATCATTCATGTGGCTATAACTGAAGGCATATCTGATTTTGTCACTACCACCGTTAATATTTAAATTGTGGTTGAAAGTATGTCCGGTACGTCCGAATGTCAGATCTTGCCAGTCATTGGAAGGAATGTTATTGTACTGGTCCATATCTGCGTAAGTTCCGAAATACTTTTCATAAGAACTCATGTCATCAGATTTGATAAGTGCGGCCAATTCATATTGCCATTTCGCATAATCGGCCGGAGAAAGAACGTCCAGTGTCTTGGCTATTTTCTTCCAGCTATAATATGCATTGTAGCTGACATTGACTTTACCTTCTTTTCCACTTTTAGTAGTCACCAGGATTACACCATTCGCACCGCGTGAACCGTAAATAGCTGTAGAAGAGGCGTCTTTCAGTACGGTCATGTCTTCGATGTCAGAAGCGGGAATATCACTGATGGACTCTACCGGGAAGCCGTCTACGATGAACAACGGAGTGTTGTCGCCTGTAATGGAACCGCCGCCACGTACGCGAATCTTCATTTCGGCGTCGGGAGAACCTTCGGTGGTGGTGATCTGTACACCGGCCATTTTACCAGTCAGTGCTTCTGTGGCTGAAGCCACCGGAACGGCTGCCAATACATCCGAACTGACTGTCGCTACAGAGCCCGTCAGGTCTTTACGTTTTACGGAACCATAGCCGATAACCACAACCTCTTCCAAAGCCTGCGCATCGTCCTCCATCACAACATTAACTTTAGTTTGACCTTTCAGGGGGATTTCCTGAGGTCTCATTCCCACATAAGAGAATACCAATGTGGAATTGGCGGGAACACTAAGGGAGAAATTACCGTCAATATCGGTAATAGTACCGTTGCTGGTGTTCCCTTTCTGTACTACGGAAGCACCGATAACGGTTTCTCCCGTCTTGTCTGTCACAGTACCTGTTACGGTTACATTTTGCGCTGATACGCTAAGCGATATCACGGCTACTAAACAGAATAGTAGCGCGGCGCGCATGTTTTTCATTTTGTTAGACATTCTTTGCATGTTATTAATTAAGTATGATTTTTTTCCTTTGTGTGTTCGGGCACACTGTTAATTCGTTGCTGCAAATGTATAGGGATGTGAAAATATATATGTGTAATATCTGTTTTTAGGGTGGTATTTTTTGTTATTTACTGTCTATTATGCTTTTGTGGATAACCTAAATGATGTTATATAACAGAAAAGAGGGGAATTTATTGCTCCCCTCTTGACGTTTTAACATAGTGACGACTGACTTCAGCCGGTATCCCTATAGTTTTGGTTACTATTTATTCTTATTGATTTCTTGCGGTCAGAATGTATTCGTTTCCTGCATTTGTTTCGATATCATACACATAAGTCTGTGCATATTCCGGTATGCAAACCGGAGCATTGGCGGCAATCAGTGGTTTGCGGATGCTCTGTGATTGCAATAGCGGGTTGTCAGACACCTCTTGGATACTTGGAGTCAATTTTTCCCCATTCAGATACAAAGGAGTCTGGGTCCGTATGCGGAGTGTACCGCCAATATTGGAAGTGATAACGGCTGTTTGTAATTCTCCGTTTTCCCACTTCATCTCTTTCACTGTAAATCCGCCACGGCAACGGATACCTTTCAATGTTCCCTGTTTCCATACGTCGGGCAATGCCGGAAGAAGATGGATAGCTCCGTCATGGCTCTGAACGAACATTTCGGCAATACCGGCAGAACAGCCAAA encodes the following:
- a CDS encoding glycoside hydrolase family 140 protein, whose translation is MKKVLFCLSFICVCLQALPQRQSLSWENGSLQVSENSRYLQHTNGSPFFWLGDTGWLLPERLNRDEAEYYLEQCKQAGFNVVQVQTINGVPAMNFYGQSSMPNGFDFSNINRPGIYGYWDHMDFIIDAAARRGIYIGMVCIWGGLVKSGKMNVEEAKAYGTFLANRYKDRPNIIWMIGGDIYGNIKTEVWNMLANTIKSIDKNHLMTFHPFGRTLSAEWFNDAPWLDFNMFQSGHRRYGQSKDDKKTLLPQGTEEDNWRYVEHSLAQKPLRPVIDGEPSYEAIPQGLHDPKEGFWKDSDVRRYAYWSVFAGSFGHTYGHSSIMQFLKPGVNPAYGATKLWYEALKDPGFNQMQYLKKLILAFPFFERVADQSCIAGDNGTKYERLIATRGNDYMLVYNYTGRPMQINLSKIHGKTKKAWWYSPRNAELSYIGEFSSKVETFQPEGGHSNGNDWVLILTDGTRKYIEALQ
- a CDS encoding SusC/RagA family TonB-linked outer membrane protein gives rise to the protein MSNKMKNMRAALLFCLVAVISLSVSAQNVTVTGTVTDKTGETVIGASVVQKGNTSNGTITDIDGNFSLSVPANSTLVFSYVGMRPQEIPLKGQTKVNVVMEDDAQALEEVVVIGYGSVKRKDLTGSVATVSSDVLAAVPVASATEALTGKMAGVQITTTEGSPDAEMKIRVRGGGSITGDNTPLFIVDGFPVESISDIPASDIEDMTVLKDASSTAIYGSRGANGVILVTTKSGKEGKVNVSYNAYYSWKKIAKTLDVLSPADYAKWQYELAALIKSDDMSSYEKYFGTYADMDQYNNIPSNDWQDLTFGRTGHTFNHNLNINGGSDKIRYAFSYSHMNDKAIMEGSSYKRDNFSLKLNTKPVKNVTLDFQARYSETDINGGGANDVSSTYDSDKRLKYSVIYTPIPLSNLDASAGSADDDLGNLYHPLTAISDNDRQQERKTLNIAGSFGWEIFKNFKVKTEVGYDDYRNSDQRYWGLTTYYIKNVPSSENQGKPAIQLANTSRHKFRNTNTISYDFSKLFEGDSHHLNAMIGHEWVITKSKVLTNIVHGFPSSFTAQDAWKFSTQGVPYSIDNYLNPDDKLLSYFGRINYDYQSKYLLSATFRADGSSKFASGNQWGYFPSAAAAWRISSEPFMESTKSWLDDLKLRFSYGTAGNNNIPSGQMNLNYSSSATSWINGFSNYWSASKTMPNPDLKWETTVTRNIGLDFTVLGGKLNGSIEAYLNTTKDLLIQFPVAGTGYDYQYRNMGKTQNKGLEATINWTAIDKKNFGLSFSANIGFNKNEIKDLGIMDDFGAETYWASSEIGYDFWIAKGGSVGKMYGYRSDGRYEVSDFEGYDATSKKWILKEGVTDCSAVVGTVRPGSMKLKNLNPGEDNAVTSDDREIIGDANPVHTGGFTINARAYGFDLSANFNWSYGNDVYNANKIEFTQTGKYQYRNMISDMADGKRWTNLNADGTICNDPAQLAAMNANTTLWSPYNARMVFSDWAVEDASFLRLGTLTLGYTLPKAMLNKVKIQNLRFYVTAYNVFCLTSYSGYDPEVSTIRKTNLTPGVDYSAYPKSRQFVVGVNLNF
- a CDS encoding RagB/SusD family nutrient uptake outer membrane protein, with the translated sequence MKRLIYSTLVSLSLLCGMTSCDLDAPSQSAMEEPNLFQVYSLAEAAVMGIHQSFGETNSYRGRYLPYYGINTDIEWINNIDPTKIADDGKYELSTYAARPSNTQMNNSSNAWAKFYEGIERANLCIRGLSNYADLSDPDFLHLLGEAMTLRAVIYLDLIKGWGDVPARFEPNSSETVYLPRTDRDSIYIRLLSDLEQAEDMVAWPNASSITKTTERVNKAFVKGLRARIALYAAGYSQRADGIRRSNDPRLSVANMYEIVKNECLDIINQSGCTLGSFKENFTKLCQDNTAAGGESIWEIPFSDGRGRVLYTFGVKHQTFDQYTQQSQGGVNGPLPYLYYDYDVEDVRRDITCVPYEWKGDGINIGSTETPLYANGVQQLRSLKSWCFGKLRYEWMNRVVTSTNDDGINWQYLRLADVYLMAAEAVNELSTPSEAAQYLKPILDRALPAGKASDYMAKATASKTAFFDAIVEQRALEFAGESLRKADLIRWNLLKTKLDEAKTKMSQLARREGAYSDLPEKLYYETAEDGETLKIYGLNHGDTDEAGAALGYESNTTWISTEKLTDALIEALYQKNPNENQFWPIWQTFIDSSNGMLTNN
- a CDS encoding fibronectin type III domain-containing protein encodes the protein MKMKKYIYILGLAITALISACEDQSTELTSIDYDRLFSPISLEARVINQVNVRLSWSAVNGATSYNIEVFANDSLTFAGTPVRTLSGISNTDIPYTITGLEGETKYSARIQAIGENITESKWNGVYFKTGTEQIFSSVSEEDLTISSVTLRWTAGETATSIVLTPGNISHTVTSAEIAAGAATIEGLTPETTYTAKLMNGTKTRGTVTFTTLIDLAGAIAIEPGDDFAQILKNAKDGDAFAFYPGTYANVTIEDGKEVIGKIDISADIEIKAVRPSDRPVINGCITLSDGASLSIKQVVMDGTNTDGSQAFEFKTATTYGSLIVDDCEISNYIKGFYYVNVAATIDEITINNCLIHDIVCNGGDMFDCRTGYIKTINITNSTIWNSCTGRDFVRYDDASGSFAGSAPVIKIDHCTLDGVSNSSSRRLFYVRFKNNSITFTNNMVSNMPKCGRGFSDNSATAVPTFSNNNYFNTANLVSLDEGGTGKFYDTTGKTLDPGYADAAKGDFNITNDNLLYEGIGDPRWY